The following proteins are co-located in the Pontiella desulfatans genome:
- a CDS encoding PKD domain-containing protein: MMRKIGCLLGFMAAFAITSSVHASTYTYGATTDFTNLSSGEVPYYKHTAKNALAIDAATEAYRNKFAKARVVFNGTAGTYNLALTALKELDGECSYRLSVNGTLVGSRTNQPTTTDYEPQDHYFNNVHLPAGAIIEVESNCTSNEQVPENGGWAYARGRWTALTLSTTPAVDAGGELKRWHKVTLTLDGPDTSETATPNPFTDYRMNVEFTHRDSGKTYLVPGYFAADGDAANSGATAGNKWRAHLAPDLIGTWDYTVLFRSGSNVATDLGEWAGATVFPYNGTAGSFSVAETDKGADDFRTKGRLVYDGSRYLKHAATGGAFIKTGADAPENFLNYLEFDNTYTHTGTDYRRDWADHVADWQTGDPTWKSGLGKGIVGAINYLASEGQNVFSFLTYNAGGDSKDVWPFTSHTNPLVYDCSKLDQWEIVFRHGQNKGMYLHFKMQERENDNHATWGLDAGALGTERKLYCRELVARFGHHLALNWNIGEENDQTTQQVKDMMQYIKDLDPYGNHIVLHTYPNEWEAIYRPLLGTASEQTGVSLQCNYAQVHSRTLQWINESTAAGKPWVVANDEQGPANYANPPDSVTTTTPSQAQMRKNVVWGNLMAGGGGVELYAGYQNPHSDLTLTDFRSRDRMWDYCRFAKQFFNDHLLFSRMWNMNSLIGNTGNGNDKYCFGKTNEKYAIFLANGGTTSIDLSAATGTFKVWWFDPRNGGALQAGSVAQVSGGASRAVGSAPGNTGSDWAVLICRAGEENVGEGSVSIVPSVSVGADSYIILPTNEVTIAGSATDQDGTIASYLWSQESGPNNATLAGATTINLTASGLVKGDYLFKLTATDNDGGTGSDSIRISVLDPADLQDPTADGGPNKTIQLPVGQIVFNGSADDDSHYSIVWTQVSGPLTASLGGQGTTSLTASGLSQQGDYVFQIEVTDIQGNVATDQVQVKVLPLGVDGAWIEKDGIVVMEAEHGDLVSNWVARPTTHGAANAMAGSLGDGWLEWTGAQFSGNTKTEAQVNGIITYKFKITTAGDYFFRWRSKQYDNVASGDAGNDTFVSLNSGTPVSGYQDFGDFHKVWVQSQAAWSWRTTFEPVHGTHYSDNNVRRHYEPGIHTIKLAARSPGHSIDRMVLFRTSISFNETTFNNMAESQRDGGGNPIVDAGIDQTLFVPASTATLEGSAEDSDDGTIAGVQWAQVSGPTSIPMAGETNATLQLTGLVEGTYVFELTATDDEGKTGSDEVVVEVIDDRFPKFVTTSLPAGEVNSAYDQTIAIQYGQAPFTWSIASGSLPPGLNFGNGRISGTPTVDGTFNVTVRVDDADGDARQKAFALVIDEESFEETKTFNVVHDAYIQGTTPFNTSELKIEANNRVAYLQFDVSGISDDVVSAQLSLTCAGDAGSGTIRLYKGSHNTWTETTLTDANKPATGAEVGSMSGSFALGTTYEFDVTSLLDGDGTYTLVAKMDSGGNDAWFSSKEGATAPKLTVVYNKGSTTPPPPSVDYVLFEEPFTNTGYATTINGSDWNPKWEEGTDQQNLLGANGQYAVLDTSVAQRNYHAPSKHGFALSRDGDKAVISSDFRYFHEAGGNISTFVNKAAFGFLLGVSPNWHENGGNAFTLCNRGAAVGVNGTGENGVWVEGWVPHAELGIDTAAGGTSDWFSVELTVERGASNYVRHANIILDGTVRFSTATQELGTIANGETIYAGYTTGWSSTNASIGAFSKIPEVNMDNFRIEVLPFNTPPVFLADPIDGGSVDQGTAYAGSLTNAVFDVEGDALTFSATGPAWLAVSTNGALSGMPTASDIGENSFEVSVVDAADNTNTATLVIVVTDGPPPLVLESLWSEDFEGAAPGASTSGNATLPGTDIQTANQLTGMVVAAPVAFSNASGQVALLSSGGGSWAGVRPVANPIDLTAYNIQPGDRYQLAFDIYIPASLGEAVGGILFRWKDDANTGNGPFDYTQAKLAAGQHHIVYTGSFPVDTGAGDFVPDHVYPIIYFDQEGVAATNHVYLDNLEFKVGTPSAIVMSDYTQWAGTVGLPPAKVNPTLDVDGDGLTNMEEYLSGFNPLSAASVFAVEATQTMDESGEQIVLEWESKENRVYSITQSPDLISGEQTVVEDNILYPQNSHTVDVSQAESGFLKVNVRLH; the protein is encoded by the coding sequence ATGATGAGGAAAATAGGGTGTCTATTGGGTTTCATGGCGGCGTTTGCGATAACATCGTCGGTTCACGCGTCAACCTACACCTATGGAGCGACGACAGATTTCACCAACCTGAGCTCGGGCGAGGTGCCGTACTATAAGCATACGGCAAAGAACGCCTTGGCCATTGATGCGGCGACCGAAGCCTACCGCAACAAGTTTGCCAAGGCGCGCGTGGTCTTCAACGGAACCGCCGGCACCTACAACCTCGCCTTGACCGCGCTCAAGGAGCTGGACGGCGAATGCTCCTACCGGCTGTCCGTCAACGGAACGCTGGTCGGGTCGCGCACCAACCAGCCGACCACGACCGACTATGAGCCGCAAGACCACTATTTCAACAATGTCCATCTTCCGGCCGGGGCGATCATCGAAGTGGAATCAAACTGCACCTCGAACGAGCAGGTTCCGGAAAACGGCGGCTGGGCCTATGCGCGCGGCCGCTGGACCGCGCTGACGCTTTCCACCACACCGGCGGTGGATGCCGGCGGCGAGCTGAAGCGCTGGCACAAGGTCACGCTGACCCTGGATGGCCCGGACACCTCGGAGACCGCCACGCCCAACCCGTTCACCGACTACCGCATGAACGTCGAATTCACGCATCGCGACTCCGGCAAAACCTACCTCGTTCCCGGCTATTTCGCCGCCGATGGCGATGCCGCCAACTCCGGCGCAACGGCGGGCAACAAATGGCGCGCGCACCTGGCCCCCGATCTGATCGGCACCTGGGACTACACCGTCCTGTTCCGCTCCGGTTCAAACGTGGCGACCGACCTTGGCGAGTGGGCGGGGGCCACCGTGTTCCCCTACAACGGAACCGCCGGAAGCTTCTCCGTTGCCGAAACCGACAAGGGCGCGGACGATTTCCGCACCAAGGGCCGGCTGGTCTACGATGGCTCCCGCTACCTCAAGCACGCGGCCACCGGCGGCGCCTTCATCAAGACCGGCGCCGACGCCCCGGAAAACTTCCTCAACTATCTCGAGTTCGACAACACCTACACCCATACCGGAACCGACTACCGCCGCGACTGGGCCGACCATGTGGCCGACTGGCAGACCGGCGACCCGACCTGGAAGAGCGGCCTGGGCAAGGGCATCGTCGGCGCCATCAACTACCTCGCATCCGAAGGCCAGAACGTCTTCTCCTTTCTCACCTACAACGCCGGTGGCGACTCCAAGGATGTTTGGCCGTTCACCTCCCACACCAATCCGCTCGTCTACGACTGCTCCAAGCTCGACCAGTGGGAAATCGTTTTCCGGCATGGCCAGAACAAAGGCATGTACCTGCACTTCAAGATGCAGGAGCGCGAAAACGACAACCATGCCACCTGGGGGCTCGATGCCGGGGCGCTCGGCACGGAGCGCAAGCTCTACTGCCGGGAGCTGGTGGCCCGCTTCGGCCACCACCTGGCGCTGAACTGGAACATCGGCGAGGAAAACGACCAGACCACCCAGCAGGTCAAGGACATGATGCAGTACATCAAGGATCTCGACCCCTACGGCAACCATATCGTCCTGCACACCTATCCGAACGAGTGGGAGGCCATCTACCGCCCGCTGCTGGGAACGGCGTCGGAGCAGACCGGCGTTTCCCTCCAGTGCAACTATGCCCAGGTGCATTCCCGCACCCTCCAGTGGATCAACGAATCCACGGCCGCCGGCAAGCCGTGGGTGGTGGCCAACGACGAGCAGGGCCCCGCCAACTATGCCAATCCGCCGGACTCCGTCACGACCACCACGCCCAGCCAGGCACAAATGCGCAAGAACGTGGTGTGGGGCAACCTGATGGCCGGCGGGGGCGGCGTTGAACTCTATGCCGGCTACCAAAACCCGCACAGCGACCTCACCCTCACCGACTTCCGTTCCCGCGACCGCATGTGGGACTATTGCCGCTTCGCCAAACAGTTCTTCAACGACCATCTCCTGTTCAGCCGCATGTGGAACATGAACAGCCTGATCGGCAACACCGGCAACGGGAACGACAAATACTGCTTCGGCAAAACCAACGAAAAATACGCCATCTTCCTCGCCAACGGCGGCACCACCTCCATCGACCTTTCCGCCGCAACCGGCACCTTCAAGGTGTGGTGGTTCGATCCGCGCAACGGCGGCGCCCTGCAGGCCGGCTCGGTGGCGCAGGTTTCCGGCGGCGCCTCGCGCGCGGTCGGCAGCGCGCCGGGCAACACCGGCTCCGACTGGGCGGTCTTGATCTGCCGCGCCGGCGAGGAAAACGTGGGAGAGGGGAGTGTCAGCATTGTTCCGTCCGTTAGCGTCGGGGCCGACTCCTACATCATCCTGCCCACCAACGAAGTCACCATCGCTGGCTCCGCGACCGATCAGGACGGAACCATTGCTTCCTACCTGTGGTCGCAGGAATCGGGGCCGAACAACGCGACGCTTGCCGGTGCAACCACGATCAACCTTACGGCATCCGGCCTGGTGAAGGGCGACTATCTCTTCAAGCTGACCGCCACCGACAACGACGGCGGAACCGGTAGCGATTCCATCCGCATCAGCGTTCTCGATCCGGCCGACCTTCAGGATCCGACCGCGGACGGCGGCCCGAACAAAACCATCCAGTTGCCCGTTGGCCAGATTGTCTTTAATGGATCGGCAGACGACGACAGCCACTACTCCATTGTATGGACACAGGTTTCCGGCCCACTCACCGCATCGCTGGGCGGGCAGGGCACCACCAGCCTGACGGCGTCCGGCCTTTCGCAGCAGGGCGACTATGTCTTCCAGATCGAGGTCACCGACATCCAGGGCAACGTTGCGACCGACCAGGTGCAGGTCAAGGTACTGCCGTTGGGGGTCGATGGCGCCTGGATTGAAAAGGACGGCATCGTCGTCATGGAAGCCGAGCATGGCGACCTGGTGTCCAACTGGGTCGCGCGCCCGACGACCCACGGCGCGGCCAATGCCATGGCCGGCAGCCTGGGCGACGGCTGGCTCGAATGGACCGGCGCGCAGTTTTCGGGCAATACCAAGACCGAGGCGCAGGTGAACGGGATCATCACCTATAAATTCAAGATCACGACGGCCGGCGACTATTTCTTCCGCTGGCGCTCCAAGCAGTATGACAATGTGGCGTCCGGCGATGCCGGCAACGATACGTTTGTTTCGCTGAATTCCGGCACGCCGGTTTCCGGCTATCAGGATTTCGGCGACTTCCACAAGGTGTGGGTGCAGAGTCAGGCCGCATGGTCTTGGAGAACCACTTTCGAACCGGTGCATGGCACGCACTATTCCGACAACAACGTGCGCCGCCACTATGAGCCGGGCATCCATACCATCAAGCTGGCCGCCCGTTCCCCCGGGCATTCCATTGACCGCATGGTGCTCTTCCGGACTAGCATTTCGTTCAACGAAACCACCTTCAACAACATGGCCGAATCGCAGCGCGATGGCGGTGGAAATCCCATCGTGGATGCGGGCATCGACCAAACCCTCTTTGTGCCGGCGAGCACGGCAACGCTGGAGGGTTCCGCCGAGGATTCCGACGATGGAACGATTGCCGGTGTTCAGTGGGCGCAGGTTTCCGGGCCCACCAGCATCCCGATGGCGGGTGAAACCAACGCAACCCTTCAACTGACCGGTTTGGTGGAAGGCACCTATGTCTTTGAACTGACCGCCACCGACGACGAAGGAAAGACCGGAAGCGACGAGGTGGTTGTGGAAGTGATCGACGATCGCTTCCCGAAGTTTGTCACCACCTCGTTGCCGGCCGGCGAAGTCAATTCCGCCTACGACCAAACCATTGCAATCCAGTATGGACAGGCACCGTTCACCTGGTCGATCGCCAGCGGCTCCCTGCCGCCCGGTCTCAACTTCGGCAACGGCCGGATTTCCGGAACGCCGACGGTGGACGGAACCTTCAACGTTACGGTTCGCGTCGATGATGCGGATGGCGATGCCCGCCAGAAGGCGTTCGCGTTGGTGATCGACGAGGAATCGTTCGAGGAAACCAAAACGTTCAATGTGGTGCACGATGCCTACATCCAGGGCACTACGCCGTTCAATACCTCCGAGCTGAAGATCGAGGCCAACAACCGCGTGGCCTACCTGCAGTTTGATGTGTCGGGAATCTCGGACGATGTGGTCAGCGCCCAGCTCTCCCTGACATGCGCCGGCGACGCCGGCAGCGGCACGATCCGTCTCTACAAGGGCTCCCACAACACCTGGACGGAAACGACGCTGACCGACGCCAATAAACCGGCGACGGGGGCGGAAGTGGGATCGATGAGCGGCAGCTTCGCCCTCGGAACCACCTACGAGTTCGATGTAACCAGCCTGCTCGATGGCGACGGAACCTACACGCTGGTGGCCAAGATGGACAGCGGCGGCAACGATGCCTGGTTCAGCTCCAAGGAGGGCGCAACCGCCCCGAAGCTTACGGTGGTCTACAACAAGGGCTCCACCACGCCCCCGCCGCCATCGGTCGATTATGTGCTCTTTGAAGAGCCGTTCACCAATACGGGCTATGCAACCACCATCAACGGTTCCGACTGGAATCCGAAATGGGAGGAGGGCACCGACCAGCAGAATCTGCTGGGCGCCAACGGGCAGTATGCGGTGCTCGACACCTCCGTGGCCCAGCGCAACTACCATGCACCCAGCAAACACGGTTTCGCCCTCTCGCGCGACGGCGACAAGGCCGTGATCAGCTCCGACTTCCGCTACTTCCATGAAGCCGGTGGAAACATTTCCACCTTCGTCAACAAAGCCGCCTTTGGTTTCCTGCTGGGTGTTTCGCCCAACTGGCACGAGAACGGCGGCAACGCCTTCACCCTCTGCAACCGCGGCGCCGCGGTTGGCGTCAATGGAACCGGCGAGAACGGAGTCTGGGTGGAAGGCTGGGTTCCCCATGCCGAACTGGGCATCGACACGGCCGCCGGCGGAACCAGCGATTGGTTCAGCGTCGAGCTGACCGTCGAGCGCGGTGCATCCAACTATGTGCGCCATGCCAACATCATCCTGGACGGAACCGTCCGGTTCAGCACCGCGACGCAGGAGCTCGGCACGATTGCCAACGGCGAAACCATCTATGCCGGCTATACCACCGGCTGGAGCTCCACCAATGCCAGCATCGGGGCGTTCAGCAAGATCCCGGAGGTGAACATGGACAACTTCCGCATCGAAGTGTTGCCGTTCAACACCCCCCCGGTGTTCCTGGCCGATCCCATCGACGGCGGCTCAGTCGACCAGGGAACGGCCTATGCCGGATCGCTGACGAATGCGGTGTTTGATGTGGAAGGCGATGCGCTGACCTTCTCGGCAACCGGGCCGGCCTGGTTGGCGGTTTCCACCAACGGCGCGCTCTCCGGTATGCCGACGGCATCCGACATTGGAGAAAACTCGTTCGAGGTTTCCGTGGTCGATGCCGCGGATAACACCAATACGGCAACGCTCGTGATTGTTGTGACGGATGGCCCGCCGCCGCTGGTTTTGGAGTCGCTGTGGAGCGAGGATTTCGAGGGGGCGGCCCCGGGCGCATCGACCAGTGGCAATGCCACGCTGCCCGGAACCGATATCCAAACGGCGAACCAGTTGACCGGCATGGTGGTCGCTGCGCCCGTCGCATTCTCGAATGCATCGGGCCAGGTTGCGTTGCTCTCGTCCGGTGGCGGCAGCTGGGCGGGGGTTCGACCCGTGGCGAACCCGATCGATCTGACGGCATACAACATCCAACCCGGCGACCGCTATCAGCTTGCATTCGACATCTACATTCCGGCCAGCCTGGGCGAAGCCGTGGGCGGAATCCTGTTCCGTTGGAAAGACGATGCGAACACCGGCAATGGCCCGTTCGACTACACCCAGGCGAAGCTGGCGGCGGGGCAGCACCATATCGTATACACGGGCTCGTTCCCCGTGGATACGGGCGCGGGGGATTTTGTTCCGGACCATGTTTATCCCATTATCTACTTCGACCAGGAAGGTGTGGCCGCAACCAACCACGTCTATCTCGACAACCTGGAATTCAAGGTTGGGACGCCTTCGGCCATCGTCATGTCCGACTATACCCAGTGGGCCGGCACCGTCGGCCTGCCGCCGGCAAAGGTGAATCCTACGCTGGATGTGGATGGCGACGGCCTGACCAACATGGAGGAATATCTTTCGGGCTTCAATCCGCTCAGCGCCGCCTCGGTCTTTGCGGTGGAGGCAACCCAGACCATGGACGAGAGCGGTGAGCAGATTGTGCTGGAATGGGAGTCGAAGGAAAACCGCGTTTACAGTATCACGCAATCGCCCGACCTGATCTCTGGCGAGCAGACCGTGGTTGAGGATAACATCCTGTATCCGCAAAACAGCCATACGGTCGATGTGAGCCAGGCCGAGTCCGGGTTCCTGAAAGTGAACGTTAGGTTGCATTAG
- a CDS encoding PEP-CTERM sorting domain-containing protein — translation MKDKTVALLLMALAVSQTYSELLVGTPTNAPYADRVAVGEWGFGAGSPILQARPITTGAEAYNLTSIFFGDHLYVEPGVGAASGGISVSVYGNNGSVPGVPVAGGMNLFNATTLTVQEMMTATRTVTLAANSTYWFVASVDQSGGATRYWWNLTDSSAIDSGVTGYGMPLTSANNAAGWQDYPGTGLQMQVYGTAVPEPATLSFFGVGGIGAWLLRRRNQKRFRLKTGPEFEELDYSRSFMDEERTTTTLEHIERNRRKGVRTVLCS, via the coding sequence ATGAAGGATAAGACAGTCGCATTATTGTTGATGGCCTTGGCCGTATCGCAAACCTATTCCGAACTGTTGGTTGGAACGCCGACGAATGCGCCCTATGCCGACCGCGTGGCGGTGGGCGAGTGGGGATTCGGGGCGGGCTCCCCGATCCTGCAGGCACGGCCGATCACTACCGGGGCGGAAGCCTATAATCTGACCTCCATCTTTTTTGGTGACCACCTTTACGTTGAGCCGGGGGTGGGGGCCGCGTCGGGCGGCATCAGTGTTTCGGTCTACGGCAACAACGGTTCCGTGCCCGGCGTCCCGGTGGCCGGAGGAATGAATCTGTTCAACGCAACCACGCTGACGGTTCAGGAGATGATGACCGCCACCCGAACGGTCACGCTTGCCGCGAACAGCACCTACTGGTTCGTCGCGTCGGTCGACCAGTCCGGCGGGGCAACGCGATACTGGTGGAATCTCACCGATTCCTCCGCGATCGATTCGGGCGTGACGGGCTATGGCATGCCGCTTACCAGCGCGAACAATGCCGCGGGTTGGCAGGACTATCCCGGCACCGGCCTGCAAATGCAGGTCTACGGAACCGCCGTTCCCGAACCCGCCACGCTGTCGTTTTTCGGCGTCGGCGGAATCGGGGCATGGCTTCTGCGCAGAAGGAACCAAAAACGCTTCCGCCTAAAAACCGGCCCCGAATTCGAGGAGCTCGACTATAGCCGTTCCTTCATGGACGAGGAACGCACCACCACCACCCTCGAACACATCGAGCGCAACCGCCGAAAAGGCGTCCGCACCGTGCTTTGCAGCTAG
- a CDS encoding PEP-CTERM sorting domain-containing protein: protein MKKRTLRICSAIALLVLFTMHTNAAYIIEASDTVGRLGEGNFSYTGTGGTSASYSDASAGTLPATTDPTPTFFSLRHAFGGNGTADEYTFTYSPLTDGDNKVFASNTVYNLPQNLRSTGLSGGNAGTYNVYRIHPQTGNVSGGLTTYQMLVNGSLEGSEAINQNADNLVAGENIGRWELLGSVDLLNATDTVTVTMTPESSSYTSMRASGIMFEYVSPIPEPSVVALLGIGSLLIWVRRRLMI, encoded by the coding sequence ATGAAAAAACGCACCCTGCGCATATGCAGTGCAATTGCATTGCTCGTCCTATTCACCATGCACACTAACGCAGCATATATCATCGAGGCCAGCGACACCGTTGGCAGGCTCGGGGAGGGCAATTTCTCCTACACAGGGACGGGCGGGACAAGCGCGTCGTACTCTGATGCCAGTGCCGGGACGCTCCCTGCGACGACTGATCCGACACCCACCTTTTTCTCTCTTCGGCATGCGTTCGGTGGCAACGGTACGGCCGATGAATACACCTTTACCTATTCGCCTCTTACAGACGGCGACAATAAGGTGTTTGCCTCGAACACGGTCTACAACCTCCCGCAGAACCTGCGGTCAACGGGGCTGAGTGGTGGCAATGCCGGTACCTATAATGTTTACCGCATCCATCCCCAAACAGGTAACGTGAGTGGCGGTCTCACCACGTATCAGATGTTGGTTAACGGCAGCCTCGAAGGCTCCGAAGCGATCAACCAGAATGCGGACAATCTCGTCGCCGGTGAAAACATCGGCCGCTGGGAACTGCTCGGTAGCGTCGACCTGCTTAACGCTACCGACACCGTCACCGTCACCATGACACCCGAAAGCTCAAGCTACACCTCCATGCGCGCTTCGGGCATCATGTTCGAATATGTTTCTCCAATTCCCGAGCCCTCGGTTGTGGCATTGTTGGGAATCGGTTCCCTTTTGATCTGGGTACGCCGTCGCCTAATGATCTAG
- a CDS encoding Ig-like domain-containing protein, which yields MKKFVPRIGGAIALIILLTIHTTPAAFIIEASDASGRLGEGNFTYTGAGGTAASYGTSSPGGLPAVSNDVPATFFSLRNAFGGNGTADEYTFTYTPLSDGDNTVFASNTLFNLPQSLRSSGISGGDAGTYNIYRIHPQTTNVSGSNTTYQVRVNGALELTQVIDQNASDLSTGENIGRWELIGSVDLSNNTDTVTVIMTPEISSYVSMRASGIMFEYAAQPPDLTDTDEDGIIDAFDNAPLHPNAPRIDINTDGGINYPDQLDNDHDGIGDPADDDDDNDGVPDASDNAPFVANADQADTDGDGIADVADPFNDTDTDSDGVSDGPLDPDLYARAQAAKMRWARSNTHFIIRIDALSRAFQNEFTQLMTDAAILSPGAWVTNKYDSYNGIGDAPADPGYQVPADLSGGMDCPITLAVVPRLIWNAYGDPDPVNWINNRIGNPNLEISQHGTYHANNTPLGDWKDMPDRNIYSSETAGLSLEECFQLLRVGKRTLFGDYASDAWILDSGVDPASAPKIAWSNAANPLISYAPPYNTADTVSREAIAQLGFRAFSASTAEESGFLSPFFSPEGSHHEAFDQFGMYHASADRQVDPDAPEGMTYLEFLQSITQTNGLNTWLIEEVEWCTRYCNDLDRLVACTNAPGGINRENNMVDPDRWANWLILLEHAKATGEVMTMGDYALAMQLDNAPTVSNPDQLDSDQDGIGDVIDGAMLVAAEVQIESPGEAMLSATLLNGAGAPIPGQTVLFFIDANNDGTEEQYSATTGTNGVAVAVVTVSGGPGSMYLYRLGWDGGLVAADDSNIVRVGDPVPLNIVSLGFTPEGHTGVAVEGLDIRFSYRLMRWSDLLEAPDVVVSNFAPDETTDTMTDTNAPEFQAFYRVDEE from the coding sequence ATGAAAAAATTCGTTCCCCGTATCGGTGGTGCAATTGCACTGATCATCCTGCTCACAATCCACACGACCCCCGCAGCATTTATCATCGAAGCCAGTGATGCTTCCGGCAGGCTTGGAGAGGGAAATTTTACCTACACCGGTGCGGGCGGGACGGCCGCGTCGTACGGAACCTCCAGCCCGGGGGGGCTCCCTGCCGTGTCGAACGACGTGCCTGCCACCTTCTTTAGCCTCAGGAACGCTTTTGGCGGCAACGGCACGGCCGACGAATACACCTTCACCTACACACCGCTCTCCGACGGCGACAATACTGTGTTTGCCTCGAATACGCTCTTCAACCTGCCGCAGAGCCTGCGGTCTTCGGGGATCAGTGGCGGCGACGCCGGCACCTACAACATTTACCGCATCCACCCCCAAACCACGAACGTTAGCGGCAGCAACACCACCTACCAAGTCCGTGTCAATGGCGCCCTCGAGCTCACCCAGGTCATCGACCAAAATGCGTCCGACCTCTCAACCGGTGAAAACATTGGTCGGTGGGAACTGATCGGCAGCGTCGACCTTTCCAACAATACCGACACGGTCACCGTCATCATGACACCGGAGATCTCGTCCTACGTCTCCATGCGCGCTTCGGGAATCATGTTCGAATACGCGGCCCAGCCCCCCGACTTAACCGACACAGACGAAGATGGCATCATCGACGCTTTCGACAACGCACCGCTCCATCCCAACGCGCCGCGCATCGACATCAATACCGACGGGGGGATCAACTACCCTGACCAGCTCGATAACGATCACGACGGCATCGGCGATCCCGCCGATGACGACGACGACAACGACGGGGTGCCCGATGCATCCGACAATGCGCCTTTTGTGGCCAACGCGGATCAGGCCGATACGGATGGTGATGGAATCGCGGATGTCGCCGATCCGTTCAACGATACCGACACCGATAGTGATGGCGTATCGGACGGCCCGCTCGATCCGGATCTCTATGCCCGGGCCCAGGCCGCAAAGATGCGCTGGGCGCGTAGCAACACCCACTTCATCATCCGCATCGATGCGCTATCGCGGGCGTTTCAGAACGAGTTTACCCAGCTCATGACCGATGCGGCGATCCTCTCCCCCGGGGCGTGGGTAACGAACAAATACGACAGCTATAACGGGATCGGCGATGCCCCGGCGGATCCCGGATATCAGGTGCCGGCCGACTTGTCCGGAGGCATGGATTGCCCGATTACCTTGGCCGTGGTTCCCCGGCTGATCTGGAATGCATATGGCGACCCCGACCCGGTCAACTGGATCAACAACCGGATAGGCAATCCCAACCTGGAGATTTCCCAGCATGGAACCTATCACGCCAACAACACCCCGCTCGGCGATTGGAAGGATATGCCCGACCGGAACATCTACAGTAGCGAGACCGCCGGACTCTCCCTCGAAGAATGCTTCCAACTCCTGCGCGTCGGCAAACGGACACTGTTTGGAGACTATGCCTCCGATGCTTGGATTCTTGATTCCGGGGTTGATCCGGCCTCGGCGCCCAAGATTGCCTGGAGCAACGCCGCCAACCCGTTGATCAGCTATGCACCGCCCTACAATACCGCCGACACCGTCTCCCGCGAAGCCATCGCCCAGCTAGGATTCCGTGCATTCTCGGCCTCGACCGCCGAAGAGTCGGGTTTCCTTTCTCCGTTTTTCAGCCCCGAGGGATCGCACCATGAGGCCTTCGACCAATTCGGCATGTACCATGCCAGCGCCGACCGGCAGGTGGATCCGGATGCCCCCGAGGGAATGACCTACCTCGAGTTCCTCCAGTCCATCACCCAAACCAACGGACTCAATACCTGGCTGATCGAGGAGGTTGAATGGTGCACCCGCTACTGCAACGATCTCGATCGCCTCGTGGCATGCACCAATGCACCCGGCGGCATCAACCGCGAGAACAACATGGTCGATCCCGATCGTTGGGCAAATTGGCTGATCCTGCTCGAACACGCCAAGGCCACCGGGGAAGTGATGACCATGGGCGACTATGCATTGGCCATGCAGCTCGACAACGCTCCCACCGTTTCCAATCCGGACCAGCTGGACAGCGATCAGGATGGAATCGGGGATGTGATCGACGGCGCAATGCTCGTTGCGGCGGAAGTGCAGATTGAATCGCCCGGCGAAGCCATGCTATCGGCCACCCTGCTTAACGGGGCCGGGGCTCCCATCCCAGGGCAAACCGTGTTGTTCTTCATCGATGCCAACAACGATGGAACCGAGGAGCAATACTCCGCCACCACCGGAACAAACGGGGTGGCCGTTGCGGTCGTAACGGTTTCCGGCGGGCCGGGCTCCATGTACCTCTACCGGTTGGGTTGGGATGGCGGACTCGTTGCGGCGGATGACAGCAACATCGTCCGGGTCGGGGATCCCGTTCCGCTGAACATCGTCAGCCTCGGCTTCACGCCCGAAGGGCATACCGGAGTGGCGGTGGAAGGGCTCGATATTCGTTTCTCCTATCGGCTCATGCGCTGGTCTGATCTGCTGGAGGCACCCGATGTTGTGGTCAGCAACTTTGCCCCGGATGAAACAACCGATACCATGACGGATACCAACGCTCCTGAGTTCCAGGCATTCTACCGGGTTGATGAGGAATGA